One window of uncultured Trichococcus sp. genomic DNA carries:
- a CDS encoding sucrose-6-phosphate hydrolase — protein sequence MINQLGVTDEHYYTKYAEIPEKIKKEALARADKSPFRQLFHTEAPSGYLNDPNGFSYFDGKYHLFYQWTPFKYQENPKLWYQAWHHLVSEDLVAWESLGPGIEPDTLFETHGAYSGSAWDNGDELLLFYTGNTRNEDWQRTPYQLLATMDRDGVIKKAETPAITGTIPGYTDHFRDPKIWKTAEGYFAVIGAQRTDLTGAALVLHSENGTTDWRVLGEVGTDRHQDFGYMWECPDYFELDGMGILLFSPQGLAPEQNRFENIYQTGYLVGDRLDKTHLSLHEQSEFIELDRGFDIYATQTTALPDGRRILSGWMGLPEIAYPTEAYGYCGCLLLPRELRFEDGRLKQRPIRELAAYETEEKALSVRLDPDANTHQIAIGFGHVLKLHSKNTAAGQLVLELYSNEERTRYTRVLLDSAKGEIWLDREKSGLPVGEAYGTKRLLWEGDLSEIELALYLDRSSIELFLQDGLVVASSRIFPDESQQSVYFESLSGEWAVAGTHAKLDVQAKKG from the coding sequence GTGATCAACCAATTGGGCGTAACCGACGAGCATTATTACACCAAGTACGCAGAAATACCTGAGAAAATTAAAAAGGAGGCACTCGCGCGCGCCGACAAGAGTCCATTCCGGCAATTGTTCCATACCGAGGCGCCGTCAGGTTACCTGAACGACCCGAACGGTTTCAGCTACTTCGATGGGAAATACCATCTCTTTTACCAATGGACGCCGTTCAAGTATCAGGAGAACCCGAAATTGTGGTACCAAGCCTGGCACCACTTGGTATCCGAAGATCTTGTCGCCTGGGAGAGTCTGGGACCCGGCATCGAGCCGGATACGCTGTTCGAAACGCACGGCGCCTATTCCGGCAGCGCCTGGGACAATGGCGACGAGTTGCTGCTCTTTTACACAGGCAACACGCGCAACGAAGACTGGCAGCGGACGCCTTACCAACTGCTGGCCACGATGGACCGCGACGGCGTGATCAAGAAGGCCGAAACGCCTGCCATCACCGGTACGATTCCGGGCTACACGGATCATTTCCGCGATCCGAAAATCTGGAAAACGGCGGAAGGCTACTTTGCCGTCATCGGCGCCCAAAGGACCGATCTGACCGGCGCGGCGTTGGTGCTGCACTCGGAAAACGGGACTACGGATTGGCGCGTGCTCGGGGAAGTCGGCACGGATCGGCACCAGGATTTCGGCTACATGTGGGAATGCCCGGACTACTTCGAGCTGGACGGCATGGGCATCCTGTTGTTTTCGCCGCAAGGTTTGGCGCCCGAACAAAACCGTTTCGAAAACATCTACCAGACCGGCTATCTGGTCGGCGACCGCCTCGACAAAACGCACTTGTCGCTGCATGAGCAAAGCGAATTCATCGAACTGGATCGCGGCTTCGACATCTATGCCACCCAGACCACGGCCTTGCCGGACGGGCGCCGGATCCTGAGCGGCTGGATGGGCTTGCCCGAAATCGCCTATCCGACCGAAGCGTACGGCTACTGCGGCTGCCTTTTGCTGCCGCGCGAACTGCGCTTCGAAGACGGACGCCTGAAACAACGGCCGATCCGCGAACTGGCAGCCTATGAAACCGAAGAAAAAGCACTGTCCGTCCGACTCGATCCGGATGCAAACACGCATCAGATCGCCATCGGTTTCGGCCATGTGCTCAAGCTGCACAGCAAAAACACGGCAGCCGGCCAACTTGTCCTCGAACTTTACAGCAATGAGGAAAGGACCCGCTATACCCGTGTGCTGCTGGACTCCGCTAAGGGAGAAATCTGGTTGGACCGCGAAAAATCCGGGCTGCCGGTTGGGGAAGCATACGGAACCAAGCGTCTGCTTTGGGAAGGCGACCTTTCCGAAATCGAGCTGGCGTTGTATCTGGACCGCAGCTCCATCGAACTGTTTCTGCAGGACGGGCTGGTCGTTGCCTCCAGCCGCATCTTCCCGGATGAGTCCCAACAATCGGTCTACTTCGAGAGTTTGTCGGGCGAGTGGGCAGTTGCCGGGACCCACGCGAAGCTGGACGTGCAGGCGAAAAAAGGTTAA
- a CDS encoding alpha-galactosidase, protein MQYIHYNEEKQQFHLQNQAISYVFGVEEKAILSHLYFGKRIDSYQDGRRYPRLERSFSTNFQGVTDRNYSRDTIPHEYPTYGNGDFRSAAIAATLADGDPTLDLRYAGFSMEKGKPALTGLPATYVSEEAEAETLFIELADQKAQVTVRLAYTIFSDYPVIARSAAITNNSAEAVQLEKAASLSIDLPYQEWDLLHLNGSWGQERSIVREPVTKGIKIFDSKRGTSSHQQNPFVALADPNCTEDKGAAIGFSLIYSGNHEELVEMDQYGQIRVGLGINPSGFSWELQPEDTFQTPEALLVYSEEGLNGMSQTFHTLFRENLSRGQHRKKERPILINNWEATYFDFTGEKIRAIIDESAELGIELFVLDDGWFGTRSNDRRSLGDWTENREKLPEGLKGIADYAHGKGMQFGLWFEPEMISEASELFAAHPDWALQIPGRERTLSRDQLVLDFSRKEVRDEILNQMRAILEQVPIDYIKWDMNRYLTEVHSGALPPHRQGETAHRYVLGLYAMMEELVQAYPEILFEGCSGGGGRFDPGILHYMPQSWTSDNTDAVQRLQIQYGTSLVYPISAMGAHVSAVPNHQTHRITSLAMRGDVAMAGVLGYELDPTTLTEEEKQIIRRQVVDYKQFRRLVQYGAFHRLRSPFEKNQTIWAFVSEDQSECLLYYYSVLAQAAPPLDIIKLRGLDPARDYHCGELDAAFSATELMHSGFYVDPIIKGDFQSRRYYFKAK, encoded by the coding sequence ATGCAATACATTCACTATAATGAGGAAAAACAGCAGTTCCATCTGCAGAATCAGGCGATCAGCTACGTGTTCGGCGTCGAGGAAAAGGCGATTTTGTCGCATCTTTATTTCGGCAAACGCATCGATTCCTACCAGGACGGCCGCCGTTATCCGCGCCTGGAGCGCTCGTTCTCGACCAATTTCCAAGGCGTAACCGACCGGAATTACTCGCGTGACACGATTCCGCACGAATACCCGACCTACGGCAACGGCGATTTCCGTAGCGCGGCCATTGCGGCTACACTGGCGGACGGCGATCCGACTTTGGATCTGCGCTACGCCGGCTTTTCGATGGAAAAGGGCAAACCGGCGCTGACCGGCTTGCCGGCCACGTATGTTAGCGAGGAGGCCGAAGCCGAGACGCTGTTCATCGAGCTGGCCGACCAAAAAGCGCAGGTGACGGTGCGGTTGGCCTATACGATTTTTTCCGACTATCCTGTGATTGCCCGTTCCGCGGCCATCACGAACAACAGTGCCGAAGCTGTCCAGCTGGAGAAAGCGGCCAGCCTGAGCATCGATCTGCCGTATCAGGAATGGGATCTGTTGCATCTGAACGGTTCCTGGGGACAGGAGCGCAGCATCGTCCGCGAACCGGTCACGAAGGGCATCAAGATCTTCGACAGCAAGCGGGGAACGAGCAGCCACCAACAAAATCCTTTCGTGGCGCTCGCCGATCCGAACTGCACGGAAGACAAAGGCGCCGCAATCGGCTTCAGCCTGATCTACAGCGGCAACCACGAAGAGCTGGTCGAAATGGACCAATACGGCCAGATTCGCGTTGGGCTGGGCATCAATCCGAGCGGCTTCTCCTGGGAACTGCAGCCGGAGGACACCTTCCAGACGCCGGAAGCGCTGCTGGTCTATTCCGAGGAAGGCCTGAACGGGATGTCGCAGACATTCCACACGCTGTTCCGGGAAAACCTGTCAAGAGGGCAGCACCGCAAGAAGGAACGGCCGATCCTGATCAACAATTGGGAAGCGACCTATTTCGATTTCACCGGCGAAAAGATCCGCGCCATCATCGATGAATCCGCCGAGCTGGGCATCGAACTGTTCGTGCTCGACGACGGCTGGTTCGGGACGCGCTCCAACGACCGGCGCTCGCTGGGGGACTGGACCGAGAACCGGGAGAAGCTGCCGGAAGGGCTCAAAGGCATCGCCGATTATGCGCACGGCAAAGGGATGCAGTTCGGCCTCTGGTTCGAACCGGAAATGATTTCCGAAGCGAGCGAACTGTTCGCGGCGCATCCGGATTGGGCGCTGCAGATCCCGGGGCGGGAGCGGACGCTGAGCCGCGACCAGCTGGTGCTCGATTTCAGCCGCAAAGAAGTCAGGGACGAAATCCTCAACCAGATGCGCGCCATTCTGGAGCAGGTGCCGATCGATTACATCAAATGGGACATGAACCGTTACTTGACGGAAGTCCACAGCGGCGCGCTGCCGCCGCACCGCCAAGGCGAAACGGCCCACCGCTATGTGCTCGGGCTCTACGCCATGATGGAGGAACTGGTGCAGGCTTATCCGGAAATCCTCTTCGAAGGCTGCTCCGGCGGCGGTGGACGCTTCGACCCGGGCATCCTCCACTACATGCCGCAAAGCTGGACCAGCGACAACACCGATGCCGTCCAGCGGCTGCAGATCCAGTACGGCACGAGCCTCGTTTACCCGATTTCGGCGATGGGCGCGCACGTGTCGGCCGTCCCGAACCATCAGACCCACCGCATCACTTCGCTGGCGATGCGCGGCGATGTCGCGATGGCCGGTGTCCTCGGCTACGAACTCGATCCGACCACGCTGACGGAGGAAGAAAAACAGATCATCCGCCGGCAAGTGGTCGACTACAAACAGTTCCGCCGGCTTGTGCAGTACGGCGCCTTCCACCGCCTGCGCAGCCCGTTCGAGAAGAACCAGACGATCTGGGCGTTCGTTTCCGAGGATCAATCGGAATGCCTGTTGTACTACTACAGCGTGCTTGCCCAAGCGGCACCGCCGCTCGACATCATCAAGCTGCGCGGACTGGATCCGGCGCGCGACTACCACTGCGGCGAGCTGGATGCGGCTTTCAGCGCGACCGAGCTGATGCACAGCGGCTTCTACGTCGATCCGATCATCAAAGGCGACTTCCAGAGCAGAAGATACTATTTCAAGGCAAAATAG
- a CDS encoding aminopeptidase, producing MVLPNFEENLKKYAKLLVSKGINVQKGHTIVINIDVEQAPFARLLTKEAYELGAEEVIVKWTDDFVTRETYLHTSEERMTNIPQYKVDESLDMIEKKASRLSVRSADPDALNGVDGKKLAAVQKANNIAFDAQRTATQANKVSWTVAAAAGTKWAAKVFPDLATEEEQVDALWNEIFKTCRVYEADPVAAWDAHEARLLSKADVLNAEQFDALHYTAPNGTDLTVGMPQNHIWESAGSVNAQNEKFIANMPTEEVFSAPDFRRIDGVVKSTKPLSYAGNIIDGMTFRFENGQVTEVTAEKGEDTIKRLVEENDGGRSLGEVALVPDPSPISQSGIVFFNTLFDENASNHLALGSAYASSVVGGTEMTQEELAAAGLNRSTTHVDFMIGSADMNIDGIRKDGSVMPIFRNGDWVF from the coding sequence ATGGTATTACCGAATTTTGAGGAAAATCTGAAAAAATACGCCAAATTGTTGGTTTCGAAAGGGATCAACGTGCAAAAAGGCCACACGATTGTCATCAACATCGACGTCGAGCAGGCACCGTTCGCGCGTCTGTTGACGAAGGAAGCCTACGAACTGGGCGCCGAGGAGGTCATCGTCAAATGGACCGACGATTTCGTCACCCGCGAAACGTACCTGCACACGTCCGAGGAGAGAATGACGAACATCCCGCAATACAAGGTGGATGAAAGTCTCGACATGATCGAAAAGAAAGCGAGCCGCCTTTCTGTCCGCTCGGCCGATCCGGATGCGCTGAACGGCGTCGACGGCAAGAAGTTGGCTGCCGTGCAAAAAGCTAATAACATCGCCTTCGATGCGCAACGCACCGCGACCCAAGCCAACAAAGTGAGCTGGACCGTCGCTGCCGCAGCCGGAACGAAATGGGCGGCGAAAGTCTTCCCTGATCTGGCTACTGAAGAGGAACAAGTCGACGCCCTGTGGAACGAAATCTTCAAGACGTGCCGCGTCTACGAAGCCGATCCGGTGGCTGCCTGGGATGCGCATGAAGCGCGCCTGCTGTCGAAAGCCGACGTTCTGAACGCCGAACAGTTCGACGCTTTGCATTACACCGCGCCGAACGGAACCGATCTGACTGTCGGTATGCCGCAAAACCACATCTGGGAAAGCGCCGGCAGCGTGAACGCGCAGAACGAGAAGTTCATCGCCAACATGCCGACCGAGGAAGTCTTCTCCGCTCCTGATTTCCGCCGCATCGACGGTGTCGTGAAATCGACGAAACCGCTGAGCTACGCCGGCAACATCATCGACGGCATGACGTTCCGCTTCGAGAACGGCCAAGTGACCGAAGTGACCGCCGAAAAAGGCGAAGACACGATCAAACGTCTGGTCGAAGAAAACGACGGCGGACGCAGCCTCGGCGAAGTCGCTCTGGTTCCGGATCCGTCTCCGATTTCCCAATCCGGCATCGTCTTCTTCAACACCCTGTTCGACGAAAATGCCTCCAACCACTTGGCGCTGGGCTCCGCCTACGCATCCAGTGTTGTTGGCGGTACGGAAATGACCCAAGAAGAGCTGGCTGCAGCCGGCCTGAACCGTTCGACTACGCACGTGGACTTCATGATCGGGTCCGCGGATATGAATATTGATGGGATCCGCAAGGACGGATCGGTTATGCCGATCTTCCGCAATGGGGATTGGGTGTTTTAA
- a CDS encoding ATP-binding protein has protein sequence MIHMLRSEIEGLSLFNNKKVIFDLVAEKNVTEEDVVNGNVKRVDDLIDKLNTLALVGSNATGKTTQLRLIKMVISVFLSLDSLNDFENLTDQFEDTFRFTNYFYNSKTLYKVESSVKKTATGDFAFTEETIYSKKVYPSHKKSELFSFDLTKRGQQELLKRSRLPAEIKAFLRDDDTIFSTVVRKIMNNKVQDIVIDEIDMTNKNKLTTKDTIPVEYIKYFDPSIESIRILSKDVPSEKTNVEVTFKNDSTIQVPLIELSNYLSSGTIKGINLFIDIEKMLKNGGYLIIDEIENHLHKSIIMNIIQMFANTLNKNGATLIFSTHYSEIIDMVPRTDMIYVATKEENLIQIKKMSQVLGDEDRNDKKKSEVLLSGKLNNTPTYKDLKRVRSKLRSAISETLSENDGGAGE, from the coding sequence ATGATTCATATGTTGAGATCTGAAATTGAAGGACTTTCTCTGTTCAATAATAAGAAAGTCATATTTGATTTAGTGGCAGAAAAAAATGTCACTGAGGAAGATGTGGTAAACGGTAATGTGAAGCGCGTGGATGATTTGATCGACAAACTGAACACCTTAGCTTTGGTAGGTTCCAACGCTACCGGAAAAACGACTCAGTTGAGACTGATCAAAATGGTGATCAGTGTCTTTTTATCGCTGGATAGCCTGAATGATTTCGAGAATCTGACCGATCAATTTGAAGATACCTTTCGTTTTACCAACTATTTCTACAATTCAAAAACCCTTTATAAAGTTGAATCATCCGTCAAAAAGACAGCAACTGGAGACTTTGCTTTTACAGAAGAAACGATTTATTCAAAAAAAGTTTATCCAAGTCATAAAAAATCCGAATTATTCAGTTTTGACCTAACAAAAAGAGGTCAACAAGAGTTATTAAAACGATCTCGTCTGCCTGCTGAAATAAAAGCTTTCCTGAGAGATGACGATACCATTTTTTCCACTGTTGTCAGAAAAATAATGAATAATAAAGTTCAAGATATCGTCATTGACGAAATTGACATGACGAATAAAAATAAGCTGACGACGAAAGATACGATACCGGTGGAATACATCAAATATTTTGATCCATCCATCGAGTCGATCCGGATACTGTCTAAAGATGTACCCAGTGAAAAAACGAATGTTGAAGTAACGTTTAAAAATGATTCTACCATTCAAGTTCCCTTGATTGAACTGTCAAATTATCTCTCATCCGGAACAATCAAAGGGATCAATCTCTTTATTGATATCGAAAAGATGCTGAAGAATGGCGGCTATTTGATCATTGATGAAATTGAGAATCATCTCCATAAATCCATCATTATGAATATCATTCAAATGTTTGCGAATACGCTTAACAAAAATGGAGCGACTTTGATATTTTCTACTCACTATAGTGAAATCATTGATATGGTTCCCAGAACAGATATGATCTATGTAGCGACGAAGGAAGAAAATTTGATTCAAATCAAAAAAATGTCGCAAGTTTTGGGCGATGAAGACCGGAACGATAAGAAGAAAAGCGAAGTGCTTTTGAGTGGTAAATTAAACAATACACCGACCTATAAGGATTTAAAACGCGTGCGCTCAAAGCTTAGAAGTGCCATATCCGAAACATTATCGGAAAATGATGGTGGTGCTGGCGAATGA
- a CDS encoding MurR/RpiR family transcriptional regulator, with amino-acid sequence MITIFNAETIRNFNPTDFKIYECISQNEPIVVYMTIRELAEYAGVSTASILRFCQKCGFAGYKELKYTLKNNLKTQSNVPNNNVSEIIDCIQKFEQPLYKARLEKALDILSEDVQIICIGIGNSGITARYAARRLSSLKKFSLCIDDPFYSVELPKNNTVALAFSVSGEREEVIRMVESFKKSGCPSIAVTVSETSLLSKYADVTLPYYLSYKGLSKVIDTTSQVPATALIEILANMLYERKQNNA; translated from the coding sequence GTGATCACCATTTTTAACGCAGAAACTATCCGCAATTTCAACCCTACGGACTTCAAAATCTACGAATGCATTTCGCAGAACGAACCGATCGTAGTCTACATGACGATCCGGGAACTGGCGGAATATGCAGGAGTATCGACCGCTTCGATATTGCGGTTCTGCCAAAAGTGCGGATTCGCCGGCTACAAAGAACTGAAATACACGCTCAAGAACAATCTAAAGACCCAGTCGAACGTCCCGAACAACAATGTTTCGGAAATCATCGACTGCATCCAGAAATTCGAACAGCCGCTCTACAAAGCCCGGCTGGAAAAGGCGCTGGATATTTTATCCGAGGATGTGCAGATCATCTGCATCGGAATTGGCAATTCCGGTATCACGGCCCGCTATGCCGCCCGTAGGTTGTCGTCGTTGAAGAAATTTTCCTTGTGCATCGATGATCCGTTCTACAGTGTAGAATTGCCGAAAAACAATACGGTTGCGCTCGCATTTTCCGTTTCGGGTGAGCGAGAGGAAGTCATCCGTATGGTCGAATCCTTCAAAAAAAGCGGTTGTCCCAGTATCGCGGTCACCGTCAGCGAGACCAGCCTATTGTCGAAATACGCGGACGTCACCTTGCCGTACTACCTCTCGTACAAAGGGCTGTCGAAAGTCATCGATACGACATCACAAGTGCCGGCTACCGCGCTCATCGAAATACTGGCGAACATGCTCTATGAAAGAAAACAAAATAACGCTTAA
- a CDS encoding MurR/RpiR family transcriptional regulator codes for MFTINRVNSLNELERLVYEYILHHPKELAGLKVKDVAKAVNVSSSTVMRFCKKMDCSGFSEFKYQYQHYLTQDIAVEQKDDELEYLLEFFSSVSQNGNHESMLAAMDRFIGCGDKILYGNAGLQGQLVQYASYLLNAAGMATRYFTDDSFRLRNLLDLGESGAILYFSVQQDEELALNKLCAAKALGYRIFVVSNYENVQVHKIADDILTYHVPVRDGGCSSQLPALYYVEALARRFGEVHLR; via the coding sequence GTGTTTACAATCAACCGAGTGAATAGCCTGAACGAGCTGGAAAGGCTCGTGTATGAATACATTTTGCATCATCCGAAAGAACTGGCCGGTCTGAAGGTGAAGGATGTCGCCAAAGCGGTGAACGTCTCCTCCTCCACCGTCATGCGCTTCTGCAAGAAGATGGACTGCAGTGGCTTTTCCGAATTCAAATACCAATACCAGCACTACCTGACGCAGGATATTGCCGTGGAACAGAAGGATGACGAGCTGGAGTATCTGCTGGAATTCTTTTCTTCCGTTTCGCAAAACGGGAACCATGAGAGCATGCTGGCAGCCATGGACCGGTTTATCGGGTGTGGGGATAAGATTCTGTACGGAAACGCGGGGCTGCAAGGCCAGCTGGTGCAGTACGCTTCCTATCTGCTGAACGCGGCGGGAATGGCGACGCGCTACTTCACAGATGATTCTTTCCGGCTGCGTAATTTATTGGACCTTGGCGAGAGCGGCGCCATCTTGTACTTTTCAGTGCAGCAGGACGAGGAGCTGGCTCTGAACAAGCTTTGTGCAGCGAAGGCGTTGGGTTACCGGATTTTCGTCGTGTCGAACTATGAAAATGTGCAGGTGCACAAGATCGCAGACGATATCCTGACTTATCATGTTCCTGTGCGGGATGGTGGTTGTTCGTCGCAGTTGCCGGCGTTGTATTACGTAGAGGCGCTAGCGCGGAGGTTTGGGGAAGTTCATTTGCGATAG
- a CDS encoding PTS transporter subunit EIIC: MDKIQEIMERFFVPFAAKLNGQRHVAAVRDAFTLSFPLTMAGSMVLLINYVLLDPSGFIASLLNLGELIPNLTDYQAILSSVINGTTNILSLLIAFLVAYQLAGEMGGDRVLCGITSLSAYFILYPGAKEFADGGMGLSTTYFQAQGLFVAIFVGLFVAELLTRLGRNKKLRISMPEMVPPAVSKSFNLLIPIIITLVATAIMNFVFAQITEDGIQVLIYNTIQAPLTSLGSSMGTILTFVFVQQFLWVLGIHGPNTLSALRSVIFTEQVNDNLAYVAENGSAWGAPYPVNWQSINDAFGNIGGSGATLGLIIAIFLVGKRNKAQYSIAKMSLAPGLFNINEPIIFGLPIVMNPIYIIPFILSPIVCNIIGYISVVVLQLMPPIAYSVAWTTPGFLIPFLGSGANNIMSLILGFVCLAVSTVIYLPFVVASTKAAINAELEEEAEKIQAAKLAEEGI; encoded by the coding sequence ATGGATAAAATCCAAGAAATCATGGAACGCTTTTTCGTTCCCTTTGCTGCAAAGTTGAACGGCCAACGCCACGTCGCGGCTGTCCGCGACGCCTTCACCTTGTCGTTCCCACTGACGATGGCCGGCTCGATGGTCTTATTGATCAACTACGTATTATTGGATCCAAGCGGCTTCATCGCAAGCCTGCTGAATTTAGGAGAACTCATTCCCAATTTGACCGATTACCAAGCCATCCTCAGCTCCGTCATCAACGGAACGACCAACATCCTGTCCTTATTGATCGCATTCCTGGTCGCGTACCAACTGGCGGGCGAAATGGGCGGCGACCGCGTCCTTTGCGGCATCACGTCCCTGTCTGCTTACTTCATCCTGTACCCGGGCGCGAAAGAATTCGCGGACGGCGGCATGGGGCTGTCGACGACTTATTTCCAAGCACAAGGCCTGTTCGTCGCCATCTTTGTCGGCCTGTTCGTTGCCGAATTGCTGACGAGATTAGGGAGAAACAAAAAATTGCGCATCTCTATGCCGGAAATGGTTCCGCCTGCAGTTTCGAAATCATTCAACTTGCTGATACCGATCATCATCACGTTGGTTGCGACTGCCATCATGAATTTCGTCTTCGCGCAGATAACCGAAGACGGAATCCAAGTGCTGATCTACAACACAATCCAAGCGCCGCTGACTTCGCTGGGCAGTTCGATGGGCACAATCCTGACTTTCGTGTTCGTGCAGCAGTTCCTTTGGGTATTGGGGATCCACGGCCCGAACACATTGAGTGCTCTGCGTTCTGTCATCTTCACCGAACAAGTGAACGACAACTTGGCTTATGTGGCGGAGAACGGATCCGCCTGGGGAGCGCCTTATCCGGTTAACTGGCAATCCATCAATGATGCCTTCGGGAACATCGGCGGCTCCGGTGCAACTTTGGGGCTGATCATCGCCATCTTCCTTGTCGGAAAAAGGAACAAAGCCCAATATTCGATCGCGAAAATGTCCTTGGCTCCGGGCCTTTTCAACATCAATGAACCTATCATCTTCGGCTTGCCGATTGTCATGAACCCGATCTACATCATCCCGTTCATCCTTTCGCCGATCGTCTGCAACATCATCGGTTACATCAGCGTGGTCGTACTGCAGCTGATGCCGCCGATCGCCTACAGCGTCGCCTGGACAACGCCGGGCTTCCTGATTCCGTTCCTCGGTTCCGGCGCGAACAACATTATGTCGCTGATCCTTGGTTTCGTCTGTTTGGCGGTGAGCACGGTCATTTACCTGCCGTTCGTTGTGGCTAGCACTAAAGCGGCCATCAATGCCGAACTGGAAGAAGAAGCGGAAAAAATACAAGCAGCCAAACTGGCTGAAGAGGGGATATAG
- a CDS encoding 6-phospho-beta-glucosidase, translated as MQKNFLWGGAVAAHQVEGGWQAGGKGLSVADVMTAGANGVPRRVTDGVIPGESYPNHEAIDFYHHYKEDIALMAEMGFKSFRTSIAWTRIFPNGDEATPNEEGLAFYDGLFDECRKHGIEPVVTLSHFEMPWHLVKTYGGFRNRECIDFFEKFAEACFTRYKDKVTYWMTFNEINNQANYKSAHHLLQDSGILLEEGDDCEQLMYQAAHYELVASARAVKIGHAINPAFQIGCMIAMCPIYPATCKPEDIFFSSAAMQKRYWFADVHVRGYHPAYMKKFYARKGFDLDITEEDEKDLLAGKVDYLGFSYYMSFCVAHNEPNPHFDYDESEHLVRNAFVKASDWGWQIDPVGLRYALNWFYDRYQLPMFIVENGFGAYDKLEDGEIHDTYRIDYLRAHIAEMVKAVDEDGVELLGYTMWAPIDIVSASTGEMDKRYGLIYVDKNNAGEGTLERKRKDSFHWYKKVIATNGEDLE; from the coding sequence ATGCAAAAGAACTTTTTATGGGGTGGCGCAGTAGCCGCCCATCAGGTTGAAGGCGGCTGGCAAGCGGGAGGCAAAGGCCTCAGCGTCGCCGATGTCATGACGGCCGGTGCCAACGGAGTGCCGCGCCGGGTCACGGACGGGGTCATCCCCGGGGAAAGCTATCCCAACCACGAAGCGATCGATTTCTATCACCACTACAAGGAAGACATCGCGTTGATGGCGGAAATGGGCTTCAAGAGTTTCCGGACGTCGATCGCCTGGACGCGCATCTTCCCGAACGGCGATGAAGCAACGCCGAACGAAGAGGGGCTGGCTTTCTATGACGGCCTGTTCGACGAATGCCGCAAGCACGGCATCGAACCCGTCGTGACGCTGTCGCATTTCGAAATGCCCTGGCACCTTGTCAAAACGTACGGCGGTTTCCGCAACCGAGAATGCATCGATTTCTTCGAGAAATTCGCCGAAGCCTGCTTCACCCGCTACAAAGACAAAGTCACCTACTGGATGACGTTCAACGAAATCAACAACCAAGCCAACTACAAATCGGCGCACCACCTGCTGCAGGACAGCGGCATCTTGCTGGAAGAAGGGGATGACTGCGAACAACTGATGTACCAGGCTGCCCATTACGAACTCGTCGCCAGCGCCCGCGCCGTGAAAATCGGCCATGCCATCAATCCGGCTTTCCAAATCGGCTGCATGATCGCGATGTGTCCGATTTATCCGGCAACCTGCAAACCCGAGGACATTTTCTTCTCGTCAGCGGCCATGCAGAAACGCTACTGGTTCGCCGACGTGCACGTGCGCGGCTACCACCCGGCCTACATGAAGAAGTTCTACGCCCGCAAAGGCTTCGACCTCGACATCACCGAAGAGGACGAAAAGGACCTGCTCGCAGGCAAAGTCGACTATCTCGGCTTCTCCTACTACATGTCCTTCTGCGTTGCGCACAACGAGCCGAATCCGCACTTTGATTATGATGAGTCGGAGCATCTGGTGCGCAACGCATTCGTTAAAGCCAGCGATTGGGGCTGGCAGATTGACCCAGTCGGGCTGCGCTACGCATTGAACTGGTTCTACGATCGTTACCAATTGCCGATGTTCATCGTCGAAAACGGCTTCGGCGCCTACGACAAACTCGAAGACGGCGAAATCCACGACACCTACCGCATCGACTATCTGCGCGCCCACATCGCCGAGATGGTCAAAGCAGTCGATGAAGATGGAGTCGAGCTGCTCGGCTACACCATGTGGGCTCCAATCGACATCGTTTCCGCCTCCACCGGCGAAATGGACAAACGCTACGGCCTCATCTACGTCGACAAAAACAACGCCGGCGAAGGCACGCTAGAGCGCAAACGCAAAGACTCGTTCCATTGGTATAAGAAGGTCATCGCTACGAATGGGGAAGACTTGGAGTAA